The following are encoded in a window of Paenibacillaceae bacterium GAS479 genomic DNA:
- a CDS encoding 3-oxoacyl-[acyl-carrier-protein] synthase II, producing MNIHRSLNKPKPQHRVVITGMGAVSPFGHNVSSLWEGLAAGRSGIRRIRDSGISPELLQQMDEDAIAGIVPDWDGEARFGRKEARKMDRFVQFALAAAEEALQQSGLDNGKLVPERTGVYVGSGIGGIGTLMEQANVLFKRGRSRVSPTLVPMMIANMAAAMISIRFGITGPVLAPVTACSIGNTAIGEAMRLIRSGEADVVIAGGAEAAVSPVALAGFGNATALASFKGDPAAASRPFDAERSGFVIAEGAGIVVLESLEHAMGRGAEPLAEVLGYGATSDAWHMVATDPSGKGAAAAMRLALEDSGLTQGDISVISAHATGTSVGDLSETRSIRSVFGDGADRIPVTANKSMTGHMLGAAGGAEAIALVHMLREGLIPPTINRMTRDPLCDLDYVPLQARHVKLQVGLSNSFGFGGHNAVIALGRFS from the coding sequence ATGAATATTCACCGCAGTCTCAACAAGCCGAAACCCCAACATCGCGTTGTCATTACCGGCATGGGTGCCGTCAGCCCTTTCGGGCATAACGTTTCCTCACTATGGGAAGGGCTGGCCGCCGGCCGCTCCGGCATTCGAAGAATCAGGGACAGCGGTATCTCCCCCGAGCTCCTGCAGCAAATGGATGAAGATGCGATTGCTGGCATCGTACCCGATTGGGATGGAGAAGCCAGATTCGGACGCAAGGAAGCGCGAAAAATGGATCGCTTCGTCCAGTTTGCCCTGGCCGCCGCCGAGGAGGCGTTGCAGCAATCCGGACTGGACAACGGCAAGCTTGTTCCCGAACGGACCGGGGTTTATGTCGGCTCCGGCATCGGGGGCATCGGTACCTTGATGGAGCAAGCAAATGTGCTCTTCAAACGCGGCCGCTCTCGTGTCAGCCCAACGCTTGTGCCGATGATGATTGCCAATATGGCAGCCGCGATGATTAGCATTCGCTTCGGAATAACCGGCCCCGTATTAGCGCCGGTTACCGCCTGCTCGATCGGCAATACGGCTATTGGAGAAGCGATGCGCCTTATTCGCAGCGGAGAGGCCGACGTTGTCATCGCCGGAGGTGCTGAAGCGGCTGTGTCCCCGGTCGCGCTGGCTGGCTTCGGCAATGCAACCGCGCTTGCTTCATTCAAAGGCGATCCTGCCGCAGCCAGTCGCCCCTTCGACGCCGAACGCAGTGGATTCGTCATCGCCGAAGGCGCCGGTATCGTCGTACTTGAATCACTGGAGCATGCGATGGGCAGAGGTGCCGAGCCGCTTGCCGAGGTGCTGGGATACGGCGCCACCTCCGATGCTTGGCATATGGTCGCAACTGATCCAAGCGGAAAAGGCGCAGCAGCAGCCATGCGTCTGGCTCTGGAGGACAGCGGCCTGACTCAAGGCGATATCAGCGTTATAAGCGCTCATGCAACCGGCACCTCTGTAGGCGATCTCTCCGAAACGAGGTCAATTCGCAGCGTGTTCGGCGACGGGGCGGATCGTATCCCAGTGACAGCAAATAAATCTATGACCGGCCATATGCTCGGGGCTGCGGGTGGAGCCGAAGCCATCGCTCTAGTGCACATGCTGCGCGAAGGGCTCATCCCTCCAACGATCAACCGGATGACGCGGGATCCGCTCTGTGATCTGGATTATGTACCGCTTCAAGCCCGCCATGTGAAACTGCAGGTAGGGCTGTCCAATTCCTTCGGCTTCGGCGGGCATAACGCGGTTATCGCGCTTGGTCGTTTCAGTTGA
- a CDS encoding inhibitor of KinA: MEQNDGTRGAGNSELYNPVGNPLLMSLPAGDRAIMIRSSEPALQGERLQRQMAHAAAWLEASGWEWLEDAVPGYDSVLAVYDPIKLFKSDRNVSIESRSKENKGAPALWQSAKIRIDNRLSLLPPLEKVPERPPIEIPVRYGGDGGPDLLEAARRSGMSPEAFVRAHSSPVYRVVMIGFLPGFPYLDGLPPELAQPRRETPRIRVPAGSVGIGGAQTGIYPSESPGGWQLIGRTDTVLVDISRERPSLLTAGDRIRFVPL; the protein is encoded by the coding sequence ATGGAGCAAAATGACGGAACTAGAGGAGCGGGAAACAGCGAGCTTTATAATCCCGTAGGCAATCCTTTGCTGATGAGCCTGCCGGCAGGCGACAGGGCAATTATGATCCGCTCCAGCGAGCCAGCGCTGCAGGGGGAGCGTTTGCAGCGGCAGATGGCTCACGCAGCTGCATGGTTGGAGGCTAGCGGCTGGGAATGGCTTGAGGATGCCGTGCCGGGATATGATTCGGTGCTTGCTGTATACGATCCGATTAAGCTGTTCAAGTCCGACAGGAACGTTTCTATTGAAAGCAGATCCAAGGAAAATAAGGGAGCCCCTGCTTTATGGCAATCGGCCAAAATTAGGATAGACAACAGGCTCAGCCTGTTGCCTCCGCTCGAAAAAGTGCCGGAACGGCCTCCTATCGAGATTCCCGTCCGTTACGGCGGGGATGGAGGGCCCGACTTGCTGGAAGCAGCCCGGCGCAGCGGCATGTCGCCGGAGGCTTTTGTCAGAGCGCATTCATCCCCGGTTTATCGGGTTGTCATGATCGGCTTTTTACCCGGTTTTCCTTATCTTGACGGTTTGCCCCCCGAGCTGGCTCAGCCCCGCAGGGAGACGCCGCGAATTCGCGTGCCTGCAGGCTCGGTCGGCATCGGAGGAGCGCAGACTGGTATTTACCCGTCGGAATCGCCCGGCGGCTGGCAGTTGATCGGCCGCACGGACACGGTGCTGGTGGATATTTCGCGAGAACGACCTTCGCTGCTTACGGCGGGAGATCGTATCCGGTTTGTTCCTTTGTAA